In Streptomyces sp. NBC_00448, the following are encoded in one genomic region:
- a CDS encoding LacI family DNA-binding transcriptional regulator: MVKITDVAAHAGVSPSTVSYALSGKRPISQETRLRIEQSIRELGYRPHAGARSLASSRARVLALVLPLRKGMHLPVVMQFATSVVTAARDYDHDVLLLTQSEGEEGLVRVSGSAMADAFVIMDVELDDRRLPLLRTLDQPSVLIGYPADPTGLTCVDLDFQQAAEACVDHLAALGHRRVALIGSHPEVYVRETGFARRVATGFTAAADRHGLLSSIHPCVDTPVAARTLAERLVREQPDLTGIVVHNEPIVHPLIDALTALGLRIPQDISVAAICPDEIAEPAATPITSVSIPTAQVGARAVDLLMSKLQGHEVPETTILPTHLTPRATTAPPPAATL; encoded by the coding sequence ATGGTCAAGATCACTGACGTCGCGGCGCACGCGGGCGTCTCGCCGAGCACCGTCAGCTACGCGCTCAGCGGCAAGCGCCCGATCTCCCAGGAGACGCGGCTGCGGATCGAGCAGAGCATCCGCGAGTTGGGGTACCGGCCGCACGCCGGCGCCCGTTCACTGGCCAGCAGCCGGGCCCGGGTGCTCGCACTCGTGCTGCCGCTGCGCAAGGGCATGCACCTGCCGGTGGTCATGCAGTTCGCGACGTCGGTGGTCACCGCGGCGCGGGACTACGACCACGACGTGCTCCTCCTCACCCAGAGCGAGGGTGAGGAGGGGCTGGTCCGGGTCTCCGGAAGCGCCATGGCGGACGCCTTCGTCATCATGGACGTGGAGTTGGACGACCGCCGGCTGCCGCTGCTGCGCACCTTGGACCAGCCGTCGGTGCTGATCGGCTACCCGGCCGACCCGACCGGTCTGACCTGCGTCGACCTCGACTTCCAGCAGGCCGCCGAGGCGTGCGTCGACCATCTGGCCGCGCTCGGGCACCGCCGGGTCGCCCTGATCGGCTCGCACCCCGAGGTCTACGTCCGCGAGACCGGGTTCGCGCGGCGGGTGGCCACCGGGTTCACGGCGGCCGCCGACCGGCACGGCCTGCTCTCCTCCATCCACCCCTGCGTCGACACCCCGGTCGCGGCCCGCACCCTCGCCGAGCGGCTGGTGCGGGAACAGCCCGACCTCACCGGCATCGTGGTCCACAACGAACCGATCGTGCACCCGCTCATCGACGCGCTCACCGCACTCGGGCTGCGCATCCCCCAGGACATCTCGGTCGCCGCGATCTGCCCCGACGAGATCGCCGAACCGGCCGCGACCCCGATCACGTCCGTCTCCATCCCCACCGCCCAGGTCGGCGCCCGCGCGGTCGACCTCCTGATGTCCAAACTCCAGGGCCACGAAGTCCCCGAGACCACCATCCTCCCCACCCACCTCACCCCCCGCGCCACCACGGCCCCGCCCCCAGCCGCGACCCTGTGA